The Daucus carota subsp. sativus chromosome 2, DH1 v3.0, whole genome shotgun sequence genome includes a window with the following:
- the LOC108209325 gene encoding uncharacterized protein LOC108209325 isoform X2, with protein MFHFPRRKNTTNIILHVRNRPRIPSLSPKKMVSTRRSGSISNNNNGKRSSSSEDKPQSPKRQKVDNDATSDKPTSVDNSKSTAPPADPPECAAVETPVVAGEAASGGKVEAAPATSVVTPLAEDKGKSATVGDKPGSSFSSWKHNNNLEYKSPWCRLLTQSQQNPTVSVYTANFVVGSNKQSNLLIKDQTISGILCHIKLTKRESNYVAVLECKGSKGAVQVNGKTIKKGVTCTLNSGDELVFGNHAYIFQKIVFDTAIRTSSLVGGVGFNLLNAERRTGDSSAVAGASILASLSNWGQDLSPLNPTSQNNGRTHQVTELTRSSLAQEDDLDGLEVNSTTNVEGENVADVGASSKVLSPDCNQESAIEVATEKAKDSPPLSSPVISLRCEVFKEDVYRGILDCSDIQVSFEAFPYYLSENTKNVLIAASYIHLKHREQAKFTAELPTVNPRILLSGPVGSEIYQEMLTKALANYYGAKLLIFDSHSFLRGLSAKDSKIQKEGNGANISADIIAQKSSGAPEPVKETKDLSVEPTVDRTLIVPSTPALESQSRMDIDTIRSSAGTSKNPLLKSGDRVRFMGATSANLYSTSSPLRGPTFGSRGKVLLPFEDNPLSKIGVRFDKPVPDGVDFAGLCDNGHGYFCNANELRLESTGVEGLDKSLITTLFEAVISESRKSPFILFMKDAEKSMVGNSESYTTFKSKLEKLPDNIVVIGSHTHADNRKEKSNPGGLLFTKFGSNQSALLDLAFPDSFGRLNDRGKEVPKATKLLTKLFPNKVSIHMPQDESLLASWKQQLDRDLETLKSEGNLINLRTVLGRNRVECEGLEALCIKDHSITIDSAEKIIGWALSHHLMQHSDADPDARLVLSSESIQYGIGILQSIQNESKSLKKSLKDVVTENEFEKRLLAEVIPPSDIGVTFDDIGALENVKETLKELVMLPLQRPELFCKGQLTKPCKGILLFGPPGTGKTMLAKAVATEAGANFINISMSSITSKWFGEGEKYVKAVFTLASKIAPSVVFVDEVDSMLGRRENPGEHEAMRKMKNEFMVNWDGLRTKDTERVLVLAATNRPFDLDEAVIRRLPRRLMVNLPDAPNRAKILKVILAKEDMSADVDLESVASITDGYSGSDLKNLCVTAAHRPIREILEKEKKEHSAALAEGKPAPALSVSADIRPLNMDDFKNAHEQVCASVSSESQNMTELLQWNELYGEGGSRKKKALSYFM; from the exons ATGTTTCACTTTCCGCGGCGTAAAAATACCACGAACATAATATTACACGTAAGAAACAGGCCAAGAatcccatctctctctcccaaAAAAATGGTATCGACGAGAAGAAGTGGATCTATCTCCAACAACAACAACGGCAAGCGATCGTCGTCGTCGGAGGACAAGCCCCAGTCTCCTAAGCGCCAAAAG GTAGATAATGATGCCACGTCGGACAAACCGACGTCGGTTGATAACTCCAAGAGCACTGCTCCGCCGGCGGATCCACCGGAATGTGCCGCCGTAGAGACGCCGGTTGTGGCCGGAGAGGCGGCGAGTGGTGGAAAGGTCGAGGCCGCTCCGGCGACTTCTGTTGTCACGCCGCTCGCGGAAG ATAAAGGAAAATCAGCAACTGTAGGAGACAAGCCAGGGAGTTCGTTTAGTTCCTGGAAACATAATAATAATCTCGAGTATAAAAGTCCATGGTGTAGGCTTCTTACGCAGAGTCAACAG AATCCAACAGTGAGTGTTTATACTGCAAACTTTGTAGTTGGATCAAACAAGCAATCCAATCTTTTGATCAAGGATCAGACAATAAGTGGAATTCTATGTCATATTAAGCTTACAAAG CGGGAGAGTAACTATGTTGCGGTGCTTGAATGCAAAGGAAGTAAGGGGGCCGTGCAAGTTAATGGGAAAACAATTAAGAAGGGAGTTACTTGTACTTTGAATTCTGGGGATGAGTTGGTTTTTGGTAACCATGCTTAT ATATTTCAGAAAATAGTGTTTGATACCGCTATTAGGACATCATCATTAGTTGGTGGAGTGGGCTTCAACCTGCTTAATGCAGAAAGACGGACAGGAGACAGTTCAGCTGTGGCCGGTGCTTCCATTTTGGCATCATTGTCAAATTGGGGGCAAGATTTGTCGCCATTGAACCCTACATCACAGAACAATGGTAGAACGCACCAAGTGACTGAACTGACTCGTTCAAGTCTTGCTCAGGAAGATGATCTTGATGGCCTTGAAGTGAACTCAACAACAAATGTTGAGGGTGAAAATGTTGCTGATGTTGGAGCAAGCAGCAAAGTCCTTTCCCCCGACTGCAACCAAGAGTCTGCCATAGAG GTTGCCACTGAAAAAGCTAAGGATTCACCGCCATTAAGTTCACCCGTGATATCTTTAAGATGCGAGGTATTCAAAGAAGATGTTTACCGGGGGATTCTTGATTGTAGTGACATTCAAGTTTCATTTGAAGCCTTCCCATATTATTTGAG TGAAAATACAAAAAATGTTCTGATTGCAGCTTCTTATATACATCTGAAGCACAGAGAACAAGCTAAATTTACTGCTGAACTTCCTACAGTGAACCCACGAATTTTGCTGTCTGGTCCAGTAG GATCTGAGATATATCAGGAGATGTTGACAAAGGCACTTGCTAATTATTATGGCGCCAAGTTGCTTATATTTGATAGCCATTCATTTTTGAGA GGTTTGTCTGCTAAGGATTCCAAGATTCAAAAGGAAGGAAATGGTGCCAACATATCTGCTGACATCATTGCTCAGAAGAGTTCCGGGGCTCCTGAACCGGTGAAGGAAACCAAGGACTTATCTGTTGAACCTACTGTAGATCGTACATTGATTGTTCCTTCAACACCTGCCCTCGAGTCACAATCAAGGATGGATATTGACACCATACGCTCTTCTGCTGGGACATCTAAGAATCCGTTGTTAAAATCAG GAGACAGGGTGAGGTTCATGGGTGCTACTTCTGCGAATCTATATTCAACGTCATCTCCTTTAAG GGGCCCAACTTTTGGGAGTCGTGGGAAGGTTTTATTACCATTTGAAGACAATCCTTTGTCCAAAATTGGTGTAAGATTCGATAAGCCTGTTCCTGATGGGGTTGACTTTGCTGGTTTGTGTGATAATGGTCATGGATACTTCTGCAATG CAAATGAACTTCGTCTAGAAAGCACTGGTGTTGAAGGCCTGGACAAGTCACTTATTACAACTTTGTTTGAG GCTGTGATTAGTGAAAGTCGGAAATCTCCCTTCATATTGTTCATGAAAGACGCGGAGAAGTCTATGGTAGGAAATTCAGAATCATATACAACATTCAAGAGCAAACTTGAGAAGCTTCCTGATAACATTGTTGTAATTGGATCACACACACATGCCGACAACCGTAAGGAAAAG TCAAATCCCGGTGGTTTGCTCTTCACGAAATTTGGTAGCAACCAAAGTGCTCTACTTGATTTGGCTTTCCCG GATAGCTTCGGTAGGCTAAATGATAGAGGCAAGGAGGTTCCCAAGGCAACCAAACTTCTCACAAAACTTTTTCCTAATAAAGTTTCAATTCATATGCCTCAG GATGAATCTCTCCTTGCAAGTTGGAAGCAACAGTTGGATAGAGATTTGGAAACTCTGAAATCGGAAGGAAATTTAATCAATCTGCGCACT GTACTTGGTAGGAATAGGGTGGAATGCGAAGGGCTTGAAGCTCTATGTATCAAGGACCACTCAATTACAATTGATA GTGCAGAGAAGATTATTGGATGGGCATTAAGCCATCATTTAATGCAGCATTCTGACGCTGATCCTGATGCTAGACTAGTTTTGTCCAGTGAGAG CATTCAGTATGGGATTGGTATTCTACAATCTATCCAGAATGAATCAAAGAGCTTGAAGAAGTCACTGAAG GATGTTGTAACTGAAAATGAATTTGAGAAGAGACTTCTAGCTGAGGTTATCCCACCTAGCGATATTGGAGTGACATTTGACGACATTGGAGCACTAGAAAATGTCAAGGAGACGCTAAAGGAGTTGGTGATGCTTCCTCTACAGAGGCCTGAACTCTTCTGTAAGGGGCAACTAACCAAG CCTTGCAAGGGTATACTCTTATTTGGGCCTCCTGGAACAGGAAAGACAATGCTGGCAAAGGCTGTGGCCACTGAAGCTGGGGCAAACTTCATTAATATTTCCATGTCAAGCATTACATCTAAG TGGTTTGGCGAGGGTGAGAAATATGTGAAGGCGGTTTTTACTTTAGCAAGTAAAATTGCTCCCAGTGTTGTATTTGTGGATGAA GTTGATAGCATGCTGGGGCGAAGAGAAAATCCGGGAGAACATGAGGCTATGCGCAAAATGAAAAATGAGTTTATGGTGAATTGGGATGGCTTGCGGACAAAGGATACAGAACGAGTTCTTGTGCTTGCAGCTACAAATAGGCCTTTTGATCTTGATGAAGCTGTAATAAGAAGGCTTCCACGAAG GTTGATGGTTAATTTGCCAGATGCTCCTAACAGAGCTAAAATATTGAAGGTGATACTGGCAAAAGAGGACATGTCTGCAGACGTTGATTTGGAGTCAGTTGCGAGCATTACTGATGGATATTCTGGGAGTGACCTTAAG AATCTCTGTGTAACTGCTGCGCATCGCCCAATAAGGGAGATTCTGGAGAAAGAAAAAAAG GAGCACTCTGCTGCTCTTGCGGAAGGTAAACCTGCTCCAGCTCTCAGTGTTAGTGCGGATATTCGACCTTTAAACATGGATGATTTTAAAAATGCTCACGAACAG GTTTGTGCAAGTGTTTCGTCCGAGTCCCAAAACATGACAGAGCTTTTACAATGGAATGAGCTCTATGGAGAAGGGGGTTCTCGAAAAAAGAAAGCTCTCAGTTACTTCATGTAG
- the LOC108209325 gene encoding uncharacterized protein LOC108209325 isoform X1, whose translation MFHFPRRKNTTNIILHVRNRPRIPSLSPKKMVSTRRSGSISNNNNGKRSSSSEDKPQSPKRQKVDNDATSDKPTSVDNSKSTAPPADPPECAAVETPVVAGEAASGGKVEAAPATSVVTPLAEDKGKSATVGDKPGSSFSSWKHNNNLEYKSPWCRLLTQSQQNPTVSVYTANFVVGSNKQSNLLIKDQTISGILCHIKLTKVSSHGRTYWYPKVSNRESNYVAVLECKGSKGAVQVNGKTIKKGVTCTLNSGDELVFGNHAYIFQKIVFDTAIRTSSLVGGVGFNLLNAERRTGDSSAVAGASILASLSNWGQDLSPLNPTSQNNGRTHQVTELTRSSLAQEDDLDGLEVNSTTNVEGENVADVGASSKVLSPDCNQESAIEVATEKAKDSPPLSSPVISLRCEVFKEDVYRGILDCSDIQVSFEAFPYYLSENTKNVLIAASYIHLKHREQAKFTAELPTVNPRILLSGPVGSEIYQEMLTKALANYYGAKLLIFDSHSFLRGLSAKDSKIQKEGNGANISADIIAQKSSGAPEPVKETKDLSVEPTVDRTLIVPSTPALESQSRMDIDTIRSSAGTSKNPLLKSGDRVRFMGATSANLYSTSSPLRGPTFGSRGKVLLPFEDNPLSKIGVRFDKPVPDGVDFAGLCDNGHGYFCNANELRLESTGVEGLDKSLITTLFEAVISESRKSPFILFMKDAEKSMVGNSESYTTFKSKLEKLPDNIVVIGSHTHADNRKEKSNPGGLLFTKFGSNQSALLDLAFPDSFGRLNDRGKEVPKATKLLTKLFPNKVSIHMPQDESLLASWKQQLDRDLETLKSEGNLINLRTVLGRNRVECEGLEALCIKDHSITIDSAEKIIGWALSHHLMQHSDADPDARLVLSSESIQYGIGILQSIQNESKSLKKSLKDVVTENEFEKRLLAEVIPPSDIGVTFDDIGALENVKETLKELVMLPLQRPELFCKGQLTKPCKGILLFGPPGTGKTMLAKAVATEAGANFINISMSSITSKWFGEGEKYVKAVFTLASKIAPSVVFVDEVDSMLGRRENPGEHEAMRKMKNEFMVNWDGLRTKDTERVLVLAATNRPFDLDEAVIRRLPRRLMVNLPDAPNRAKILKVILAKEDMSADVDLESVASITDGYSGSDLKNLCVTAAHRPIREILEKEKKEHSAALAEGKPAPALSVSADIRPLNMDDFKNAHEQVCASVSSESQNMTELLQWNELYGEGGSRKKKALSYFM comes from the exons ATGTTTCACTTTCCGCGGCGTAAAAATACCACGAACATAATATTACACGTAAGAAACAGGCCAAGAatcccatctctctctcccaaAAAAATGGTATCGACGAGAAGAAGTGGATCTATCTCCAACAACAACAACGGCAAGCGATCGTCGTCGTCGGAGGACAAGCCCCAGTCTCCTAAGCGCCAAAAG GTAGATAATGATGCCACGTCGGACAAACCGACGTCGGTTGATAACTCCAAGAGCACTGCTCCGCCGGCGGATCCACCGGAATGTGCCGCCGTAGAGACGCCGGTTGTGGCCGGAGAGGCGGCGAGTGGTGGAAAGGTCGAGGCCGCTCCGGCGACTTCTGTTGTCACGCCGCTCGCGGAAG ATAAAGGAAAATCAGCAACTGTAGGAGACAAGCCAGGGAGTTCGTTTAGTTCCTGGAAACATAATAATAATCTCGAGTATAAAAGTCCATGGTGTAGGCTTCTTACGCAGAGTCAACAG AATCCAACAGTGAGTGTTTATACTGCAAACTTTGTAGTTGGATCAAACAAGCAATCCAATCTTTTGATCAAGGATCAGACAATAAGTGGAATTCTATGTCATATTAAGCTTACAAAGGTATCATCACATGGACGTACATATTGGTACCCTAAGGTGTCAAAT CGGGAGAGTAACTATGTTGCGGTGCTTGAATGCAAAGGAAGTAAGGGGGCCGTGCAAGTTAATGGGAAAACAATTAAGAAGGGAGTTACTTGTACTTTGAATTCTGGGGATGAGTTGGTTTTTGGTAACCATGCTTAT ATATTTCAGAAAATAGTGTTTGATACCGCTATTAGGACATCATCATTAGTTGGTGGAGTGGGCTTCAACCTGCTTAATGCAGAAAGACGGACAGGAGACAGTTCAGCTGTGGCCGGTGCTTCCATTTTGGCATCATTGTCAAATTGGGGGCAAGATTTGTCGCCATTGAACCCTACATCACAGAACAATGGTAGAACGCACCAAGTGACTGAACTGACTCGTTCAAGTCTTGCTCAGGAAGATGATCTTGATGGCCTTGAAGTGAACTCAACAACAAATGTTGAGGGTGAAAATGTTGCTGATGTTGGAGCAAGCAGCAAAGTCCTTTCCCCCGACTGCAACCAAGAGTCTGCCATAGAG GTTGCCACTGAAAAAGCTAAGGATTCACCGCCATTAAGTTCACCCGTGATATCTTTAAGATGCGAGGTATTCAAAGAAGATGTTTACCGGGGGATTCTTGATTGTAGTGACATTCAAGTTTCATTTGAAGCCTTCCCATATTATTTGAG TGAAAATACAAAAAATGTTCTGATTGCAGCTTCTTATATACATCTGAAGCACAGAGAACAAGCTAAATTTACTGCTGAACTTCCTACAGTGAACCCACGAATTTTGCTGTCTGGTCCAGTAG GATCTGAGATATATCAGGAGATGTTGACAAAGGCACTTGCTAATTATTATGGCGCCAAGTTGCTTATATTTGATAGCCATTCATTTTTGAGA GGTTTGTCTGCTAAGGATTCCAAGATTCAAAAGGAAGGAAATGGTGCCAACATATCTGCTGACATCATTGCTCAGAAGAGTTCCGGGGCTCCTGAACCGGTGAAGGAAACCAAGGACTTATCTGTTGAACCTACTGTAGATCGTACATTGATTGTTCCTTCAACACCTGCCCTCGAGTCACAATCAAGGATGGATATTGACACCATACGCTCTTCTGCTGGGACATCTAAGAATCCGTTGTTAAAATCAG GAGACAGGGTGAGGTTCATGGGTGCTACTTCTGCGAATCTATATTCAACGTCATCTCCTTTAAG GGGCCCAACTTTTGGGAGTCGTGGGAAGGTTTTATTACCATTTGAAGACAATCCTTTGTCCAAAATTGGTGTAAGATTCGATAAGCCTGTTCCTGATGGGGTTGACTTTGCTGGTTTGTGTGATAATGGTCATGGATACTTCTGCAATG CAAATGAACTTCGTCTAGAAAGCACTGGTGTTGAAGGCCTGGACAAGTCACTTATTACAACTTTGTTTGAG GCTGTGATTAGTGAAAGTCGGAAATCTCCCTTCATATTGTTCATGAAAGACGCGGAGAAGTCTATGGTAGGAAATTCAGAATCATATACAACATTCAAGAGCAAACTTGAGAAGCTTCCTGATAACATTGTTGTAATTGGATCACACACACATGCCGACAACCGTAAGGAAAAG TCAAATCCCGGTGGTTTGCTCTTCACGAAATTTGGTAGCAACCAAAGTGCTCTACTTGATTTGGCTTTCCCG GATAGCTTCGGTAGGCTAAATGATAGAGGCAAGGAGGTTCCCAAGGCAACCAAACTTCTCACAAAACTTTTTCCTAATAAAGTTTCAATTCATATGCCTCAG GATGAATCTCTCCTTGCAAGTTGGAAGCAACAGTTGGATAGAGATTTGGAAACTCTGAAATCGGAAGGAAATTTAATCAATCTGCGCACT GTACTTGGTAGGAATAGGGTGGAATGCGAAGGGCTTGAAGCTCTATGTATCAAGGACCACTCAATTACAATTGATA GTGCAGAGAAGATTATTGGATGGGCATTAAGCCATCATTTAATGCAGCATTCTGACGCTGATCCTGATGCTAGACTAGTTTTGTCCAGTGAGAG CATTCAGTATGGGATTGGTATTCTACAATCTATCCAGAATGAATCAAAGAGCTTGAAGAAGTCACTGAAG GATGTTGTAACTGAAAATGAATTTGAGAAGAGACTTCTAGCTGAGGTTATCCCACCTAGCGATATTGGAGTGACATTTGACGACATTGGAGCACTAGAAAATGTCAAGGAGACGCTAAAGGAGTTGGTGATGCTTCCTCTACAGAGGCCTGAACTCTTCTGTAAGGGGCAACTAACCAAG CCTTGCAAGGGTATACTCTTATTTGGGCCTCCTGGAACAGGAAAGACAATGCTGGCAAAGGCTGTGGCCACTGAAGCTGGGGCAAACTTCATTAATATTTCCATGTCAAGCATTACATCTAAG TGGTTTGGCGAGGGTGAGAAATATGTGAAGGCGGTTTTTACTTTAGCAAGTAAAATTGCTCCCAGTGTTGTATTTGTGGATGAA GTTGATAGCATGCTGGGGCGAAGAGAAAATCCGGGAGAACATGAGGCTATGCGCAAAATGAAAAATGAGTTTATGGTGAATTGGGATGGCTTGCGGACAAAGGATACAGAACGAGTTCTTGTGCTTGCAGCTACAAATAGGCCTTTTGATCTTGATGAAGCTGTAATAAGAAGGCTTCCACGAAG GTTGATGGTTAATTTGCCAGATGCTCCTAACAGAGCTAAAATATTGAAGGTGATACTGGCAAAAGAGGACATGTCTGCAGACGTTGATTTGGAGTCAGTTGCGAGCATTACTGATGGATATTCTGGGAGTGACCTTAAG AATCTCTGTGTAACTGCTGCGCATCGCCCAATAAGGGAGATTCTGGAGAAAGAAAAAAAG GAGCACTCTGCTGCTCTTGCGGAAGGTAAACCTGCTCCAGCTCTCAGTGTTAGTGCGGATATTCGACCTTTAAACATGGATGATTTTAAAAATGCTCACGAACAG GTTTGTGCAAGTGTTTCGTCCGAGTCCCAAAACATGACAGAGCTTTTACAATGGAATGAGCTCTATGGAGAAGGGGGTTCTCGAAAAAAGAAAGCTCTCAGTTACTTCATGTAG
- the LOC108209325 gene encoding uncharacterized protein LOC108209325 isoform X3, whose translation MFHFPRRKNTTNIILHVRNRPRIPSLSPKKMVSTRRSGSISNNNNGKRSSSSEDKPQSPKRQKVDNDATSDKPTSVDNSKSTAPPADPPECAAVETPVVAGEAASGGKVEAAPATSVVTPLAEDKGKSATVGDKPGSSFSSWKHNNNLEYKSPWCRLLTQSQQNPTVSVYTANFVVGSNKQSNLLIKDQTISGILCHIKLTKVSSHGRTYWYPKVSNRESNYVAVLECKGSKGAVQVNGKTIKKGVTCTLNSGDELVFGNHAYIFQKIVFDTAIRTSSLVGGVGFNLLNAERRTGDSSAVAGASILASLSNWGQDLSPLNPTSQNNGRTHQVTELTRSSLAQEDDLDGLEVNSTTNVEGENVADVGASSKVLSPDCNQESAIEVATEKAKDSPPLSSPVISLRCEVFKEDVYRGILDCSDIQVSFEAFPYYLSENTKNVLIAASYIHLKHREQAKFTAELPTVNPRILLSGPVGSEIYQEMLTKALANYYGAKLLIFDSHSFLRGLSAKDSKIQKEGNGANISADIIAQKSSGAPEPVKETKDLSVEPTVDRTLIVPSTPALESQSRMDIDTIRSSAGTSKNPLLKSGDRVRFMGATSANLYSTSSPLRGPTFGSRGKVLLPFEDNPLSKIGVRFDKPVPDGVDFAGLCDNGHGYFCNANELRLESTGVEGLDKSLITTLFEAVISESRKSPFILFMKDAEKSMVGNSESYTTFKSKLEKLPDNIVVIGSHTHADNRKEKSNPGGLLFTKFGSNQSALLDLAFPDSFGRLNDRGKEVPKATKLLTKLFPNKVSIHMPQDESLLASWKQQLDRDLETLKSEGNLINLRTVLGRNRVECEGLEALCIKDHSITIDSAEKIIGWALSHHLMQHSDADPDARLVLSSESIQYGIGILQSIQNESKSLKKSLKDVVTENEFEKRLLAEVIPPSDIGVTFDDIGALENVKETLKELVMLPLQRPELFCKGQLTKPCKGILLFGPPGTGKTMLAKAVATEAGANFINISMSSITSKWFGEGEKYVKAVFTLASKIAPSVVFVDEVDSMLGRRENPGEHEAMRKMKNEFMVNWDGLRTKDTERVLVLAATNRPFDLDEAVIRRLPRRLMVNLPDAPNRAKILKVILAKEDMSADVDLESVASITDGYSGSDLKNLCVTAAHRPIREILEKEKKEHSAALAEGKPAPALSVSADIRPLNMDDFKNAHEQVCASVSSESQNTCTNC comes from the exons ATGTTTCACTTTCCGCGGCGTAAAAATACCACGAACATAATATTACACGTAAGAAACAGGCCAAGAatcccatctctctctcccaaAAAAATGGTATCGACGAGAAGAAGTGGATCTATCTCCAACAACAACAACGGCAAGCGATCGTCGTCGTCGGAGGACAAGCCCCAGTCTCCTAAGCGCCAAAAG GTAGATAATGATGCCACGTCGGACAAACCGACGTCGGTTGATAACTCCAAGAGCACTGCTCCGCCGGCGGATCCACCGGAATGTGCCGCCGTAGAGACGCCGGTTGTGGCCGGAGAGGCGGCGAGTGGTGGAAAGGTCGAGGCCGCTCCGGCGACTTCTGTTGTCACGCCGCTCGCGGAAG ATAAAGGAAAATCAGCAACTGTAGGAGACAAGCCAGGGAGTTCGTTTAGTTCCTGGAAACATAATAATAATCTCGAGTATAAAAGTCCATGGTGTAGGCTTCTTACGCAGAGTCAACAG AATCCAACAGTGAGTGTTTATACTGCAAACTTTGTAGTTGGATCAAACAAGCAATCCAATCTTTTGATCAAGGATCAGACAATAAGTGGAATTCTATGTCATATTAAGCTTACAAAGGTATCATCACATGGACGTACATATTGGTACCCTAAGGTGTCAAAT CGGGAGAGTAACTATGTTGCGGTGCTTGAATGCAAAGGAAGTAAGGGGGCCGTGCAAGTTAATGGGAAAACAATTAAGAAGGGAGTTACTTGTACTTTGAATTCTGGGGATGAGTTGGTTTTTGGTAACCATGCTTAT ATATTTCAGAAAATAGTGTTTGATACCGCTATTAGGACATCATCATTAGTTGGTGGAGTGGGCTTCAACCTGCTTAATGCAGAAAGACGGACAGGAGACAGTTCAGCTGTGGCCGGTGCTTCCATTTTGGCATCATTGTCAAATTGGGGGCAAGATTTGTCGCCATTGAACCCTACATCACAGAACAATGGTAGAACGCACCAAGTGACTGAACTGACTCGTTCAAGTCTTGCTCAGGAAGATGATCTTGATGGCCTTGAAGTGAACTCAACAACAAATGTTGAGGGTGAAAATGTTGCTGATGTTGGAGCAAGCAGCAAAGTCCTTTCCCCCGACTGCAACCAAGAGTCTGCCATAGAG GTTGCCACTGAAAAAGCTAAGGATTCACCGCCATTAAGTTCACCCGTGATATCTTTAAGATGCGAGGTATTCAAAGAAGATGTTTACCGGGGGATTCTTGATTGTAGTGACATTCAAGTTTCATTTGAAGCCTTCCCATATTATTTGAG TGAAAATACAAAAAATGTTCTGATTGCAGCTTCTTATATACATCTGAAGCACAGAGAACAAGCTAAATTTACTGCTGAACTTCCTACAGTGAACCCACGAATTTTGCTGTCTGGTCCAGTAG GATCTGAGATATATCAGGAGATGTTGACAAAGGCACTTGCTAATTATTATGGCGCCAAGTTGCTTATATTTGATAGCCATTCATTTTTGAGA GGTTTGTCTGCTAAGGATTCCAAGATTCAAAAGGAAGGAAATGGTGCCAACATATCTGCTGACATCATTGCTCAGAAGAGTTCCGGGGCTCCTGAACCGGTGAAGGAAACCAAGGACTTATCTGTTGAACCTACTGTAGATCGTACATTGATTGTTCCTTCAACACCTGCCCTCGAGTCACAATCAAGGATGGATATTGACACCATACGCTCTTCTGCTGGGACATCTAAGAATCCGTTGTTAAAATCAG GAGACAGGGTGAGGTTCATGGGTGCTACTTCTGCGAATCTATATTCAACGTCATCTCCTTTAAG GGGCCCAACTTTTGGGAGTCGTGGGAAGGTTTTATTACCATTTGAAGACAATCCTTTGTCCAAAATTGGTGTAAGATTCGATAAGCCTGTTCCTGATGGGGTTGACTTTGCTGGTTTGTGTGATAATGGTCATGGATACTTCTGCAATG CAAATGAACTTCGTCTAGAAAGCACTGGTGTTGAAGGCCTGGACAAGTCACTTATTACAACTTTGTTTGAG GCTGTGATTAGTGAAAGTCGGAAATCTCCCTTCATATTGTTCATGAAAGACGCGGAGAAGTCTATGGTAGGAAATTCAGAATCATATACAACATTCAAGAGCAAACTTGAGAAGCTTCCTGATAACATTGTTGTAATTGGATCACACACACATGCCGACAACCGTAAGGAAAAG TCAAATCCCGGTGGTTTGCTCTTCACGAAATTTGGTAGCAACCAAAGTGCTCTACTTGATTTGGCTTTCCCG GATAGCTTCGGTAGGCTAAATGATAGAGGCAAGGAGGTTCCCAAGGCAACCAAACTTCTCACAAAACTTTTTCCTAATAAAGTTTCAATTCATATGCCTCAG GATGAATCTCTCCTTGCAAGTTGGAAGCAACAGTTGGATAGAGATTTGGAAACTCTGAAATCGGAAGGAAATTTAATCAATCTGCGCACT GTACTTGGTAGGAATAGGGTGGAATGCGAAGGGCTTGAAGCTCTATGTATCAAGGACCACTCAATTACAATTGATA GTGCAGAGAAGATTATTGGATGGGCATTAAGCCATCATTTAATGCAGCATTCTGACGCTGATCCTGATGCTAGACTAGTTTTGTCCAGTGAGAG CATTCAGTATGGGATTGGTATTCTACAATCTATCCAGAATGAATCAAAGAGCTTGAAGAAGTCACTGAAG GATGTTGTAACTGAAAATGAATTTGAGAAGAGACTTCTAGCTGAGGTTATCCCACCTAGCGATATTGGAGTGACATTTGACGACATTGGAGCACTAGAAAATGTCAAGGAGACGCTAAAGGAGTTGGTGATGCTTCCTCTACAGAGGCCTGAACTCTTCTGTAAGGGGCAACTAACCAAG CCTTGCAAGGGTATACTCTTATTTGGGCCTCCTGGAACAGGAAAGACAATGCTGGCAAAGGCTGTGGCCACTGAAGCTGGGGCAAACTTCATTAATATTTCCATGTCAAGCATTACATCTAAG TGGTTTGGCGAGGGTGAGAAATATGTGAAGGCGGTTTTTACTTTAGCAAGTAAAATTGCTCCCAGTGTTGTATTTGTGGATGAA GTTGATAGCATGCTGGGGCGAAGAGAAAATCCGGGAGAACATGAGGCTATGCGCAAAATGAAAAATGAGTTTATGGTGAATTGGGATGGCTTGCGGACAAAGGATACAGAACGAGTTCTTGTGCTTGCAGCTACAAATAGGCCTTTTGATCTTGATGAAGCTGTAATAAGAAGGCTTCCACGAAG GTTGATGGTTAATTTGCCAGATGCTCCTAACAGAGCTAAAATATTGAAGGTGATACTGGCAAAAGAGGACATGTCTGCAGACGTTGATTTGGAGTCAGTTGCGAGCATTACTGATGGATATTCTGGGAGTGACCTTAAG AATCTCTGTGTAACTGCTGCGCATCGCCCAATAAGGGAGATTCTGGAGAAAGAAAAAAAG GAGCACTCTGCTGCTCTTGCGGAAGGTAAACCTGCTCCAGCTCTCAGTGTTAGTGCGGATATTCGACCTTTAAACATGGATGATTTTAAAAATGCTCACGAACAG gtTTGTGCAAGTGTTTCGTCCGAGTCTCAAAACACTTGCACAAACTGTTGA